In the genome of Plutella xylostella chromosome 6, ilPluXylo3.1, whole genome shotgun sequence, the window AGCCGGTAGACCGGGAGGCTCTACTtctacaacaacaacaactacAACAACGACACAAAAATCGATCATCGGGTTTGCCGTGCCGGCTCCAGTGCCGATGCCGATGCCCTTCGCGGTCCCGCCCGGCGTCCCGCCCGCCTTCTGCCAGGCCAAGCCGAGACCGCCGAGCTGTCCGCCCTGCCCGCCCTGCGTCTGTGTGTCCTGTATACCTGCCTTCTACTCCTACTGCTCCCCGTGCCACCAGAAGTGTCGCTGTCGAAACCCTGACAACGCTCCGATACCCATTCCACCTGTCCCTCCTCCCATGTTCGCTGCTCCTCCTCCACAACTCCCAATGATTGCTGTAGCTCCAGCACCGCCTCAAGTTGTTCTGTATCCAATTCCTCCTATGGGGCCAATCAGAATTGAAAAACCAGTAAAGTCATCATGCCAAAAATCATCAGAAACCCATGGACGTTGCGAATCAGATAATGATAAGTCTGAATCTAAAGGTTCAGATACCGGAAAGTCCGAATCAGAATGTTCTGGTAGTGATTCTTCTGATGTATCTAAATATAAGAGAAATAAAAGGAGAAGGCGAAAGAGACTACGTCGTAGAAAAGGGTCCCTAGGCCGCACTTTCAAAGCGAAATTTAGGAGAAGCAGTAAGGACCGCCAGTACAATGTGAAACCTTTCTTGACGTACAAGGATCGACGCGGTAAGATAAAGTTCCAAAACGAATTGGATGATCTTGCGGCCATGCATCTTTTCTTGAATCATACAAATGAGAAAAATCACCGGCTTATGAATAAAAACAGTGACGACGATTTTtactgaatattttattttgtttttctgtaactaagtacctagttctgcattttttcttatttataagaATATAACGTCTGAATAGTCACAAACTTACGCTCTTATTAGTTATGTAGTGAAATTATTTAGTCTTGTAGAATTTCCATGTGCTACCCTTAAAGGACTACAATACTCGTATCACTTACGTAATTTTGCATTCGTAAGTGGTACACAGATACAGTCAGTGATTATAACGTATACAAGTAATGTAACACGCAATCAAAGAATTGCTATGTAGCTGAAATACTCTCTGTTCATGTGCgtagtttattatatacagggtgtcccaaaagtcaacgataTGCCTTGGAGGGTTGATAGACCAGCTCATGAGTGACcagaatatcataatatgaccttagtaaaaactcgataattttcgagatattgacacttttataaatttgctgaaaatcaataggtataataaagaATAAAGGTAATTCAGGATAAACAAGATTGAATTAAAGTTGGAAAAACCTACGTACTGCTATTTGCTTGGCTACTTCAATtaaaacttacataataatatgtatattgaatattttacaaaatggaaatAGTATTTCTGGTCGGTGTCATTTTACCCGTGAAGACACAGTATGCAGGACCCTACATTAGGCTGTCCCGTCAgaccttttttttatttccctTGCACAAGACCTCTTAAAAGTTGCGTATTGGGtcatataattatcataacaatagttttttttatttcaaaaaaatataccttcaGGACTCTACCGATGTTCAAACTTTCaaaatttttcctttttttcaAATATCCACCATACAATTgttttacttttgaactgtTTACACAATAATGTGCTATTAGTGTATGTGAATATAATAACAAATGTCAAGATCATCGATATTTGGATCAAAACTTAAATTTCAATCCAATAAAGAGCGAGTTATTCAATTACTGAAGTTTAACTTcgaagaatatttaaaattgaaaagaTATCCCTTTAACTAACAAATTTATAGCTATTACTTAAAACATGAAGAGTTTTATcgattattttgaaaaaaaaaagcgTCTTTTgtgttggtatttttttttattttgtatgaaagttacaaaaatTCAAAGTGAGGTAGAGCCCCcaatgaaattcttttttttagcTATTTCGTAATCAGTGTAATATTACGCAAGTTTTGGTGCCTATTATGATACTGTAGCTAGAAAACGAAATTTCCCCATACTACGACGGGACAGCCTACCCTACATGCCTGCTCCAATTGTAGCCATGCCTCCTTCAGTTGTCGCGGTGCCTACTCCAGTCATCATGCTAATGGGAAATACAGGAGATGAGAAAACAGATCAGACATCGACCACATCCACTTAATTATGTTGTACATGAAACTAGATacctatgtttatttgaatcagcttttaactaggtacttacttaaataatacttaattataaaatttcacgccataaatttcgtttataaataaacttttgtttaagtatttataactatGGATGTATCTAAAATTTACTGTAATGACTCTTTACTTATTAAGTTATAAGTTTTACTTTAGTTTAACcagaaatatacctacacatagAGGACCTATAAAATCACGTTAAAACACtgaacatatttttatgactTCTAATGCAATAAAGCGATATAGCTGTTAGGAAATAACTTGTTTTACTGTGTTAACGTAGCATTTTCAATAGGTAGTATCAAAAACAAAGGTAATTCAGGATACACAAGATTAAAGTTGGAAAAACCTACGTACTGCTATTTGCTTGGCTACTTCAATTAAAACTTACATAAGTAttgaatattttacaaaatggaaatCGTATTTCTGGTCGGTGTCATTTTACCCGTGAAGACACAGTATGCAGGACCCTACATGCCTGCTCCAATTGTAGCCATGCCTCCTCCAATAGTCGCGGTGCCTCCTCCAGTCATCATGCTAATGGGAAATACAGGAGATGAGAAAAAAGATCAGACATCGACCACATCCACTACCACAACTACAGAAAAACCTCAGATTAAAGTGTTTTTGCCAGCTGTTCTGCCGGTCACACCTGCTTTACCAGAATTATGCACAACAATGTCTAAATGTCCTCCAAATGCCGTGAAGCCAGTGCCTATGTACGGACCAGCTCTCATGCCAATGATGCCGGTTGCTCCCCCTCCAGCCCTGGTGGTGTATCCTATCAGACTTCCATCCATCACATATGTAAATGCACTGAAAACAGATTCCGATAATTGTGAGGAAAAAAGTagggaaaaaaaaaagaaaaaaggcAAATTcagaaaaagtaagaaaaGTAGAAAACGAAAGAGGCGTAATCGTGGTAAAAACTATCGAAAaggttttatgaaaaaatatagaagAAGAAGTGGTAGAGAGGATAAAATGCGAGTTAAGCCTTATTTAACATACGTGGACCGTCGCGGTGAAGTCAAAATTGAACACCTACTTGATGATAGTGCAGGTCTTGATCTCTTGATGAAAAACCCAaagaaacataattaaatagatacctatttttattaaaacttagTGACATAAATtacgtttataaataaactttcgtttatttctaacaatggagagtgagtaggtacttatgagaTCTTAAATTTACTGTAATTACCTACTCTTAACCTACTCGTAGCGTAGTAGTTAGTACCCTAAAGATTTAACTAATTttgaaaaagaaatatttataaactatttaattaatttattgaactGGGCAGTTCAAAAATGTATGGGCTCTTTGACGAGCatctttattaaatttgtaaaacAGAGAAACCCAGATCATTgcatatatatatacacataACTTGTTGGTAAGTAGACTTGCATAAACCTGAATACCGTTTATGTGACCAAATTATTGCGTGTTGTAGTACAATACAATGTTTATAGTTTACATTGAACGACTATCGTTCACGTAACTAAACTACAATTTAAATACACCGCACCCAGCTGATTTTGGCATTGCTAAGAAGGTTTGAAGCCATGAAGACCCTCCCGGTTCTTTACCTTGTTCTATGTTGTTTTTTGGTACTAACAGAATCAGCACTTACTATCAAGAATCCGAAGAAAAGGGTTCAAAGTAAACTGATTATAAAGAAACCTCACGTCGCAGTCGGCCATCCCATCCGGATGAAGGGAATACGTCTGAACAAGCCCGGGTACAACTCGAAAATTAATCAAAACCGGAAGAGGATAAAAAGAAGCATCCTGCCCCAGGGTTACCCTCAAATGAACATGGTTCAGGAACAGAAGAGTGGCAACGTTACGAACAATGGAGGGACCTGTTGTAACTCATTCATGTGCTACCCGTGTCCAAGCAATGGCGGCGGTATGATGATGCCGTATCCTCAAATGCCACCACAAATGGTGCCACCTCCCATGACAGTGTACCCGGGCAGCATGGTCTACCAGCCGGTGGAACACCACCACCCGCACCCGAGGAAGGTCATGGCGATGATGAAGAGGGACAGGAAGAGGCGCCGGCACCACAAGCACAAGCATCGGTACAGTGACAGCGATGACGATGACTCTAGTGACGGCTCAGACTCAAGATATTGATGACTATGACGACATGATATACCTCAAGAGGGGCAGACGACGAAggttttaatttcattttattatagtGGAAGTGGGACAGTTCACAGTGAATAATCGACTCtataataatagcattttattaccttttgttacaaagttaaaaaaatattttgatatttttatatacaaaaataaattatctttaaattaataatgtattgATGAAGTTTGTTGAATTAAAAACTTTCTTATAATTTAGCATGCGAGACACTCATTTTATACATTAACACTTAATCTATCTATATCTAGATTCATGagcaatattataaatgtctAAGATTCGAGAATAatcttattatacttaatataattagtAACCGTTGCACCACAGCGGAACGTTACGTTATTAACGTAAATGTTATTACTAACTCTGAAAATCATGCTCATATCACAGATTGTATTTAACTACACCTAAGATTTTCAAAGAGTGAGCAGTTATTCCCGTATAAAGCAAAGCATCccattttagttatttacatTACATGACCGATACAGGCCGTTTCAATGGGAAATAGAAAGTTTAGCAGCCACGATACCATTTCCCAACCTCCAGAATAGGGAAAGAACCTCAAATGCTACAAATTATAGATTTATAATAGTTAACAGTAGTACAAAATACATCTTAAGTCTAATAAGCGTTTACACCCTCTCTGGAGTTATCCCAACATTGCAACATAGCTCCAACTACCGTTGCCTGCGCTGCCACCAATACGGGAATCTAGAATATTCCAGACTACTTCATGAGAGGCACGCCAGACGCCTGCAGCTTCTCCGCGGGGCTCAGAGGGAACTCCATGGCCCTCTGGTCTCCGCATATCGCTGCGTTCCATAGGATCCGCCTCATAGAGTACCCGATGATCGTGATCCCTATGAGGAATAATGCTATCTCCACCCCGAGGAATATCCTGGGTCCGGTGATGCAGATCTTGCGCAGGTTGTCGAGCTGAGCGTCGTGAAGGGGAGGTTGGACCTGGAAGTGATAATATGGATTATTATTGGGCCGATGCAATATAGATCAAAGAAgtagaaaaatataggtagtgaAATCTGCTTTACACATTTATAACATTTCTGTAGGAGTAATCAAGCTTGAGTGGCGGTGCAAGGTATgggaaaatgaaatgaatttcAGCTTGGTTTTGGTGGATAGTGTGGtgttattatgtacttatggaGGGTACTTTGTGAAATAAACCAGTGTTTAACCAACTAGCGTGTGTTTCACTACATGGTGACAGCGGTGGGATGCGAACCCACGCCCTTTCGGACTGGTGttattgtaagtaggtactttacataCCTCTAATTTAGTGTGTTTGATTTATGTTGGCTTTGtctttgtattattaattattagggTTTAGTTGTAGTTATAAGTTACATTAGAACTAGACTAGCATGTTAAATAACCTgtcaataataaaacattcaGGAACTTACGcatatttacctataattatttgtacttacagctaagttattaagtgttaattaaaattaagattGCTTAAATAGCTTTATTTATAAGGGGGAAGATGTGGtgttattatgtacttatggaGGGTACTTTGTGAAATAAACCAGTGTTTAACCAACTAGCGTGTGTTTCACTACAGATAGTAATTGATCTGGTCAATATTAGACTTAGGCCTTCCTCACACCACAAATCTCTGGTGGAAACACAACCTTTCCTGTATATAGCAGTAGCAGTATCTGTTTGTGGTATTGTAATGCAAGGAAGGTTTTTGACCTCGAAGTTTTCTTATCAATATGGAAAAAGAGAAGTCAACCACTTACAATCTTGTAGTAGGCGATGGGCACGACCATGTTGGAGAAGGCGCCGGCCTCGGGGCTGAAGGCCACGTCGTCCACCACCACGTTCACCTGGATCGTGAAGCTGGTGCCGAGAGCCATGCCCACCGTCTGGAGGGGGGGAATGTTAGAGGTTAGATTGAGTGTTATGAGATCAAAACACAATTCTTCACCTccaaaaatatctaaatatctatctatatgcTATGGACTCCGGGTAACTCATTCAAGGAGTACAAGAAAGACGCCTTATTGCTTTCAGAAATCTCTACCGTTTACGAGAATGTACAGgcaataaacataataataagaaaCTATCAGTACGGTGCAAGAAACACTATTCCCTTAACTGATGATTCCTTGGCATGGCATGGCAGAGAGGAGCTTATTATACTGCACGCAttgctaaaaaaatatttttgtgtaatATGAGTCGTAATGTGATAAAATGTTAAAAGTTGAGCACGTGTCACATCcgataatatttaataacatactcctaattacaataataatattatcttaccGGTTCAATCAGGAAATGGCTGCCATGTTTCTTTGGATCAGGATTCAGTCCTTCTATTCTCCGGAACAGCTTCGGCTCTCCGTCCAAGAAGTGCGCATTCGAAATGGCCAGAGGTAACCcta includes:
- the LOC125488678 gene encoding nematocyst expressed protein 4-like, whose protein sequence is MASNRNKKWEYLMMLVCLTVANTIYYLGQFMPPFAMGMAPPMMMMPPPMMPMPPPMMAMPPQMIMMMQNGGAGRPGGSTSTTTTTTTTTQKSIIGFAVPAPVPMPMPFAVPPGVPPAFCQAKPRPPSCPPCPPCVCVSCIPAFYSYCSPCHQKCRCRNPDNAPIPIPPVPPPMFAAPPPQLPMIAVAPAPPQVVLYPIPPMGPIRIEKPVKSSCQKSSETHGRCESDNDKSESKGSDTGKSESECSGSDSSDVSKYKRNKRRRRKRLRRRKGSLGRTFKAKFRRSSKDRQYNVKPFLTYKDRRGKIKFQNELDDLAAMHLFLNHTNEKNHRLMNKNSDDDFY